CAGGTTTGATGAACGGCGTTTTCGTAACCTTCTTCAATCTGGATGCAAGTGATACTCCTAACTATCTGAAGCCTTTCACCGGAAAGTATCTGGAGATGGCTTATTCGGATATTAAGAATCACGAAGAAATGAATACGGCCGAATATCTGAAATTTACAGATGACAAAGGCAATACCGGATTAGGTATTTATCAGAACCAGACAGCCAGTTCACGTGTAGACTTCCTGTATAGCACAAAAGGCTTGACAGGTGTTGAAAGCGTTGAAATGGATATTCGTGCTTTTGGTAATACGGACCTGGTAAACCGTAAGATCGACTGGACGTATGACGTATATGTTTATGATCTGTCAGGAGAGCTTGTTGGTCAGATGGTTAGCGACCGTGCAATTTTCACAGCTAATAACCATGAAATAGCAACAGCCCATACGCATCATATTAAAGCGCATGTTTCTGATGCCGATAATACGAATCCTGGTTCATGGCAGCAGGGCTCTTTGGACAACAAGATGATTATTGTTATGTTTAGAGGTGCTAAATCGGTTGCTGATGATGCAGTTGAATCTACAGGTTCAAAGAACACAGAACCGTTGACAGTATTCACAAATGCAAGATTGGCGTTCAATCGTCCGAGCGTTGCTTTCGGTGCTGCAAATACAAAGATATTTGAAGCTGGTGCCGGACGTAATACTTCTTGCGCTCCTGATACATTGACAACTACTGTTGAATTGTGGAATACATTGTATAAGAACAGCAAGTCTAACAATGAATATACTGCCACTTTCGGTAGTAGTGCGACTCGCGATGTTCTGGCCTTTATCGATCAAACTCAGGCTCCGAAAGAAGAGTTGGCATATTATGAACTGAATGTTGAGTATCCGTTTATCGTTGATAAGATGGAAATCTCTCAGATAGGCGATATGTCGAAAGTTGAGGGTTGGGTATCTTTAGATGAACTGGCTACTGATTCACCTAACAAAATTGTTAGAAAAGGTACACCGGGTGTAGATAAGAAAGTTACTTATCTGATCCCTCGTGAATTCTTCGTTCAGACAGATGCTACTGACGATCGCGATTGCAAATCAAGTGCTCGTTTCACTTATTACTTCGCTCCTCAAGAAGTAAAAGCATTTGAAAAATCTAACTATATTTGGTCTACTATCACAGCTGAAGCTTCAGATACAGCTCGTTATGCACTTCAGGCTACTTCTGTTCCTGAATATAACGAATTGAACGATCTGCACTTCGACGAATATCTGGATTTCAAGACTGCAAAAGTTAGCTTCAAGAACCTGCCTTATTTCAATTCATTCGACAACGGTCGTTACATGGATGAAATGCATTATGGTGAATTATTGCTGGTTAACCGGACAAAAGCTCCTAGACATTCAACCGATCGTTACGATGACGATGTAAATATCAAGGGTTGGAAGATCGTCTTCCTTGATGATGATAATAAGAAAGACTCTACTTATGTACCAGGTCGTTATCTGCCGATGACAGTTCAGGGACATAGCTATACTGATTATGCTGCATGGTTGGAAGAACATGGTTGTCCGGAATGCTGCATTGAAGATGAACCGGAAGTGGTTGGTACTCATGCAAGAGTAAAAGTTATCGACTGTTCAGGTAATATTTATCCGAACATCGTTAGCGTTAACGCTATCTTCAAATATCACCGTGGTGATGTAAACATCGGCGACGACGAGTCTAAATATGTAAATGAAACATATACTATCAATCCGGCTCTGACTTACGATGCTTCTATCGCAAGATATTTTGAAAATGGAGAAGTATTGGCTAATACGACTTATACTTACACCGGTCAGGATCTGATGGATAAGGTAGGTGGTGCAGTTTATTCAGGTCCGATCAAGGTCTTCGGTAACAATACATTCGTATGGTTCCAGGATACTGACCAGTCTCTGTTAAGCCACGCTATGGGTGTTCTTAGCTCTGAATTCCTGAAATATTTCGAACGTATCGACCGCAAAGATTTCTTCTTCGCTCCTTACGACGAATGGGATAACTACAAATATGAGTCAAGACCTCACACTGTTAAGATCTTCGCAACAGGTTTGAAACCGGATGTTCCTGGTGGAAAAGTTGCTTCTATCAAGGTCTTCAAAGAACAGTTCTCTAAAGGCGAAAGCTTCGACGATGCAGTTTATCATACAAATGCGTTCATGTTCACAGGTGAAAGCCTTGACTTTGCGAAAGTATATGTGAAGAAAGGTACTCAGGAAAAACCGATCGAAGAATATAGCGGTGCTACATTCGGCAAATTTATCGGTATGAGCATAGGTGATACTTTGATCTACAAGGTAGACCTGGATAACGACTATGCAGTACAGTACGTAGAAGAAAACGGTCTTGATATGACTGTTAAATATGTACCTTACAACGACGTGAACCTGCTTCCGATTGAAAAAGAATATTGGGATTATTGCTGCTTCGAAGGCACTCCTAACGTATTCAATCACGTAGCTCAGTTCGGTGTAACTGCTTCTAACAAGAAAGGTTGGAACGAATTTTATACATTCGGTACTACCGACAGAGGTTTGACAACAACAATGAATGCGGATAAGATCATCGGTTCATATACAAGCTTTTATTCATTCCTGACTCAGCAGTTCGGTTCTTGCAATGACTGCGGTAGTGGCGGTTATCCGAATGCAAACTATAGTAGTAGCATAGGTAGCTCTGAAGGCAACTGGGTTCCTGCTCCGAACCTGATCTATAACGAAATCTTCCGTAAGGATTACAAGACTCGTTATGTAAATACTTGCTATCCGGTACGCGACGGTCAGTTCATCATTTCCGGTTTGAACATTACTGAGCCGGTTGATATGGATGTATTCTCTAACAAGAAAGGTGCTTTCGATTATGAAGTAACAGTTCTTGCCGACCTCAATGGCGAACCTTATGGTAAAGTGGATACAGTAGGTACGACAGTTCAGATCTCTCCGAACAAATACGGTGAAGTATTGGCTCTTGTTTCTGCTAAGTTCGATCCGAAAGATCGCGATGGCATTGCAATGACTATCGATACAATTACAAGTGGTGCTGAAAAAGGTATGTGGGCTCGCTACTATGCGAAAGACTCTATCCGTCTGGCTCCGCAACAGCATGCTTCTGACGTTGAAAGATGGAACCGCGTGTACTTCTTCGACCTGGATGATTACAAACATAATTTGACATTTGAAGATGAAAAGTGGAAACACTTCGGTATCTGGGCTCCTTACGGTGTTAATATTACCGATACGCTGACAGCTACTATCAAGGGTGACGTGAAAGTTCCTGAAGTATGGTATAGCTCTGATGCTGCTGGTAAGAACAGAATCGATGCATTCCAGTTCGGTGTTGTAAATGGTGGTGCTTCTAAAGACTCGGTATTCTATATCCAGGGTCGTGACCTGCCTCATTACGGTACTACTGTGAACGATACGGATCCTAAGGTTGAACAGGAAATCAACTTGTTGAGCGCTTCTGACTTGTTCACATTCGGAACAAATAAATCAAAAGAAGTGAAACTGTTCATCCGTGAAAAATCAATGGAACTGGCTGGTACAGTTGAGGAAGCTCCTTATATCTATACAGGTGCTGCCGGCGAACTGGTTAAGAATGTTCTTCGTGGTGACGTAGCTGCCAAGATCGATATTCGTGCAACTCCGAATGTAGAAGATCTGTGTGACGTAGAGAATAAACTTTCTCTGGCTGCAGTATGTGACGTTCAGCAGGATCTGCCGCTGGCATTCACTGCCGGTCTTGAAATGCCGTATATCAAAGATATGGAACCGGGTGACGTTGGTGGTAGCGATGCTCGCATCAAATGGACAGCAACTCCGGGTGCTCAGTACTATCAGGTAGCTGTAGGTCGCTTCACTCCGAAGTATACTTCTGAAGATGTATTCATGTCTGAAGTACGTGCTGACGATGCAAGCAAGACTATCTGGGTTGAATTGTTCAACGCAACAGGCGATGTGATCCACCGTGATAATAAAGTTAACTACTGGTTGGAAGTAACTAAAGAATATACGGATGCTGCAGGTGCACCTAAGAAGGAGGTAACTAAGGTAAGTGTAGACAACTTCGAACTGCAAGGTAATACGCAACCGATCGACAGAAACTGGGGTTATGCTCCGATTGCCCATCAGATGGACAACATGGATCTGACTACAGACATCACGAAACCTGTTAAATATACAATCCGCCTGATGGAAGGATTCCAGACAGACGCTCATCAGATCGACATTTATCTGTTCGATACTCCTGCAACATGGATGGTAAGAAAACCGGTACAGGGTATGCCTATTAATGGTGGTGACTTCAATACAGGTGACTGGAGAACTGAAGTAGGTTCATTGCCTACGGCTTATTACGAATGGCAGGATGATATCAACTTCGACGGTGAAGAATCGTTCAAGGTTGCTGCAACTGCAACATCGATAGCTGTTCATAACCTGATCCCGCAGACTGCTTACACTGCACGTGTTCGTGCATTCAACGAGTGTGTCGGTGGTGAAGAAATGATTCCGTCAGAAGACTTCTATGACTTCGCAACATCTAAGACTGCTACCTCTACTGGTGACATCTACTTCGATGAAGCTGACGAACATAAGCCGGTTTCTAACGAATCTATCAATACAACTGACGTAACAGTTCTGGGTGGCCAGGGTAAGGTAACGATCCTGAATGCTGCTAACAAGAAAGTTGTCATCAGTAATGTATTAGGTCAGACCGTTGCCAACACAACGATCACTTCTGACAATGTTACATTCAACGCTCCTGCAGGAATCGTGGTTGTAGCTTTGGAAGACGGAACAATTGTTAAGGCAGTCGTTAAGTAAGACATGAATAACTATTGATATAAAGAAGTTTATAATCAATAATTTCTAATAGCCGCGTGGCGGATGTAGAGACGTTGCTTGCAGCGTCTCTACCTGACACCAATTAACCTGCGAAGGCGAAAAGGCGGGTATTAATACTAAAGTAATGAAATATAAATTCTTCCGCCTTAGCTCTGTGAAGAATGAAAGCGGATACAAACCCTGGCGGAGTCTATTTGTCAGGGTTTGTATTATGTTTTATGCAGACTTGGTTATAAGCACTTACTGTCTATTGATTGAAGTATAAACAAATTAAAATAATTGCGTATGAACAAAGTATACTTAATCGATGTGAGTAGGCGACTACTTATATTCGTACTATTATTGGGAGGGTATATCACACAAGCAGTTGCAGCAGACATTTATGTCCCCGTAAAAGATGTCCTGTCGTTTTATCAAGGAACGGAATATGCTAATAAAGTGCAGCTGGAATCCCATATCCAAAGTTTATTGCAGGATGCTGTTAGTGGAACAGCGATCATTTCGGAGGTTGTAGTTCAGAGAAATAATGGAACTCTCCCTCCTGCTGAATTAGGTGTTAACTCCTTTAGTTATACCTTTAATATATCTGGAAGTTCCGGTGACTTTGCTTTTAGGCGAACAGTCGGTGATGACCTGATTTCTCCAACTTCGATTCAATTAACTGGTAATACTGTGAATATTGCCGTGTCTAATGCTATCGAGATCAAGGCCCGCCAGGCTGTCGGTAATCTGAATTTCCCAGCAAACTGGGGTAATTATGTGTATGGAACGCCTATCAGTGACCTGAATACCAAAATACAGGTATTAGGTATGTCCGGGGTATCGATTACTGATGCTTCGGTTTTCCTGGTTAAAGATGGTTTAGAGATACAATATACAGGCAATAATAGTCTGGAAGCGGGAGAATATGACGTAGTGGTTACGTTCCCGCCGACTGAACAGTTTGCCTATGCTCCCTCTCTGAGTAACTGTACCCAACAAGCTATCGGTTCTTACATTTCTACAGCAAAGCTGAAAGTAAAAGAGAAACCGATCAATAATACCATATTCCCTGTATTTGCAGAAGGAGTAGGCGGCCTGGGCAAGATGGCTGCAAACACGAATCTGATCAGAGCGAAGAATCAGATCAATAACAACATTAATCCTTCCGACTTTATCTCAGAGATAAAGGTCTATTCCGATGCCAATTTCAGCAATGAAGTAACAGCGGGCAAACTGGTCCCGGGAGCTGTATATAGCTATCGCGTCGTGCTTCTGCCGAATTATGGTAAAGGAAATAATGTGTCGGCCAGTGTTGGAGGTGCTACGATCAACTTCAATACAACAAAGCATAGTTATGATATCGTAAATGCGATTTCGGTTGAAAAGAATACGTTGACAGTAAAACTGCCGGACTTCATTTCCAGTCCGATCCGTATTGGCGGCTATAACGATAATGCTGCAATGGCAACGATGCTGAAACAACTGATCCAGGATATCAATCCGGATATGGTCGACCAGAACCTTGTTCCGAAGGTGGATATCACCGACGGTACGGTTTCTTCTTCTATGCCGGACAATAGCCTGTTGGGTTATAAGGTAACCGTACAAGGAGATCTGACAAAGACCGGTTTGACTTTTGTAACGAATGGTAATGTAGCTTCTACAAACCTGACTGTCAACGGTAATGTTTGTTCGTTCAAAAATTCACTGTTGTTCGTAACTACATTGCCTACAACCCATTCTTTGGCTTATCCGGGCAACTATCAGATCGACTACGAAAAAGATATGCTTCCGAATGCGGTCATCCGCCGTATCAAGAGCGACTTACTGGTTCGTAATGCAGGTGTATTAGGAAATGAAACATTCATTGTTCGCCTGATCAATAATGACCTGAGCAATAAGAATGCAATCGCAGAAACAGACGATTCGTTCGGCTATAAGATCATTATCACCAAGAGTGCAACTTTGCAGGAAATAGAAACACCGGCCAACCAACGGATCAACGTGGTTGATAAAGGTACGACTATTGAAATCACTTACTCAAAGAGTATCGCTATCGTTCCTCGTCCGGCTATCGACTTCACATTCGGCGAATATACCGTTCAATATGTGAAAGGCATGACGCGTACACAAGTAGCAGATAAAGTACGGGACTTCATCTATCTGGCAAATCCGTTTATTGCAGAGTATATAACGAATGTACAGATCACCAATAACCGGATCACGGAAAATATGGGTACGGCTACCTACCGGGTAACGTTAAGTGCTGACCTGGATGTTCTCTTCTCGGAAGTAACCGTGAACGGACAGCCGCATAGCTCGACTACATTTGAAGGTACTGTAAACATCACTCCGCGTCCGATCGCAAAAGTGAAACTGTATAAGTATGAGTTCAAGAAAGAAGGCGCATCCGACGATATGATCGCAAAAGCGATCCTGGCTGACCTGCTTTTGAAGAATCCGGATATGAAGGGGGCTTATATCTCCAGCGTAACATTAGTACCTGCCATCGGCAGAGATCTTTATTCGTATACTGTCGTATTCAATCCGAATGACAATATCCGGAAGATCGAAGTATCTAATGAAGACGGAGGTCTTATTATTCCGATAGAATGGGGAGGTTATACAACGGCAACTTATCTTCGCTCGGTACGATTAACCGACAACGGTCAGTCGTTGGCGGAATACCCGCTTCCGATCAATGTACAACTGCCTCTGTGGGAACGTCCGTTCGGACAGACTGCCGACGAGTATGCACAAGACTTGTTGAATGACTTCAGGCTGACTCCGGGTGCAGACCGCGTAACAGTTCCTGACCTGAATAACTGGGGTGTGAAAACATATCTGATCAACAACGAAACTTCTACAGGAGACGTTCCGGTACGTATTGCCGGCGAAAGTTATCCGCAGGTATCCGACCTGTATGGTTACGAAGTGGTTGCTGGCGCTAATACCCAGTTCTCCGAATACTATACATTAAATTATACGGCACCGTCCAGTATCCACCTGACAGTGAACGGTAACGATGTGATTGCCAAATTGGCTCTCCGTATAGTAAAAGCAAAACGTACGCTTACTTTACCGGAAGTGAATGTCACTTATAATGACATCAATACGAAAGTCGCTTTACTTGACTCCGTAAAGAAAGCAGTGCTGGAAGATCCGGCTAATGAAGAATTTTTCGAACTGGTAGCTAAGACAGGTGTTAAACCTCTGAAGAGCTTTACAGTTACTATCAATAATATAGAAGAAGAAGGAACAACCGTTGCCGGGACCTATACTTATTCGGTAGCATTCGTTCAAAAGGTAACGGATAATATCGAAATAAGAGAAGCAGGTCCGAAGACATTGGTTGTCGGTCAGGCTCCGGTTGTCTTTACATTCCCGACAGATATTACATATCGTTATGGAAAACGTAAAGTGGCTATCGAAGCTGACATCCTCAGTCAGTTCCTGGCAGCTAACGAAGGTCTGTTAAGTGCATATACCTGCTTCGAAAATCCGGCAGACCTGTTCAAGGTTATGTTGACTAGTGCTGATTGTTCAGCAGAAGAAACAGAAACGTTGCCGAAGAACGGTGATTACGGTTACAGGGTAGATGTACTTGATGCGAACCTGTTGTCGAACTTCCTGCTTGACAACCAATTCGGCAGTAACTTCCATAATGTACAGAACTCTGTTCAGATCGGTCAGCGTAAACTGACTATCACACTGCCTACTTATCTGGCCGCTACAGCCGAAGAAGAAACAGCCGCGAAAGCTGCATTTACATTCGGTAAAGCGACAAAGGCAGAGATCGAGCAAATGATCTACGATGATATCGTTGCTTTGAATGGTGCGAAGATCAAGAGTGATTATACGTTGGCAGTCAGCCTGGTTACTACCAAGGCGCAATTGGATAAAAATAATCCTGTAATCGGTGACTACAACTATACCGTTGAACTGACCTCAGCCGATTATATTTTCGTTTATCAGATCGAAGGTGCTGAAGTGACTGACGGACCGGGTACGAATGTCGTTACTGCTGTCAACGCAGTGAAGGTGGTTGCTCCGGGTGTCGTTGTGACATTCAACGAAGAAAAGCTCGAAGGTGTCTGGACGATCGTTGCCGGTAAACCGGTATATGAGCTGACCAACCTGACACTGGCAAGTGACGATTATGGATTTACCTTGATTTCTATAAAGGAAGATCCGGAGAATCCGACACCGGCCATGACAGCTGCACGCTGGAACCAGTTGTTCAAGAACAATAAGTTACATTGGGCATTGTACCGTAACAATAAACTTCAGTTCCACGGTAATACATTGAACAGTGTCCTGGTCGACTCTGTAAAGAACAATGTTACCCAGGGTAATTATAAACTTCGTATCGTAGACGCTTCGACATTGAAAGCAGCTATCGGTAACTTCGAAATCCAGTTGGATGCCGACTTGGCTAACCTGAAGGTGACTCCGGCAACAGTAGAAGTGAAAGCGGCTAAAGATGCTTATACAAAAGTGTACGGCACGGTCGTTACTAAAGATACCGATCTGAATGCGAAACTTGTATTTGCCACAGAACCGAAGCTGACCGCAGCTAAACTGCTGGCAGAAAAGAATGTGATCGACCTGTTTGAAACGGTAGATCCGCTCGATACTGACGTTTATGAAGCTACCGCTCCGGTAGGCGACTACCAGATCCGTGCAATCGAAGCAAGGGTGAAAGAACTGTTTACTCCGGTTATCGGCGTTAAGTTCGTGGCAAGCGAAACGGAGGCTAAAGTATCTGTTACCCCGGCTCCGCTGACGGCAACCGACTTAACGGTTAAAGTATCCGTTACACGCGAATATGGCGAAGAGGCAGCAGATGCTGATGTATATGCAGAAGTTTCGGGTAACTTATCCGAAGCCTTCCAGGCAGAGATCACCCAATTGCTGAATGCAGATAAAGTAAACCGTACAAGCTGGCTCGACCTGTCGGGCGTTAACAAGAAGACAGACGTCGGCACATACGAGTTGCGCTTTACATCTTCGGCCGCTACCCGGATCGCAGCCCTGCTTCCGAACTTCGATATCTCCGCTGCTACGCTTATCAACGCAGGCCTGACGGTAACGCCGGCTCCGCTGACCGTACGTGCGAAGAGCTACAACCGTCCTTACGGTGGTGGTAATCCGGATCTCGAAATCGAATACATCGGTTTGAAGAATAATGAATATGAAAACCTGGCGGATGTATTCTCTGTGATGCCGAAGATCGCGACAGATGCGAGATCCGACTCACGTGGTACATACGATATCTACTTCACGGTAAAAGGGGAAGCACGTAATTATACGGTAACTCACGAAAACGGAACCTTGTCGATCGATAAGATCCGCCGTACAATCATCTGGCCGGAAGATCAGCGCAACCTGGTAATCCCGGTAGGTGAAACAGTTGAGTTATCAGCTTACCTGAAATCGGAAGCCGACGGTAAACCGTCTATCTACGATATCCGTTACGAACTGTCGGGCAACGATCGCGAACGTGTGATCCTGTCTGAAACAGCAAGAGGCGTTTATGCTATAACCGGTAATGTACGTACGGAAGGTGACAACTATGTGACCATCACAGTATTTGCCGATGGCGATGATACCTACGAAGATGCCACTCCTGTAACCGGAACGATCAAAGTAATCGCTCCGGAAGGTGATGCAGCCAAAGTAAATGTAATCATCTCTAATGTGACCAGCATTTACGACAGCAACCCGAGAGCAGTAAGCGTAAAGGTAACCGACGTGGAAACAGGTGAGGCAGTGAAAGACTTCAGCATCTATTACGAAGGCGACCAGTTAGGTTCTGTTCCGACCCTGTATCCGTCTACCCAGGACGCTCCGACAGACGCCGGTGTATATACTGTAACGGTGAAGGCAACGCTCGGTTCCGTCACTTATTCTTACACCGCTAAGAACAAGATGGTGATCGCTCCGAAGCCGGTTGTGGTAACAGCCCGCAGCTTCAATATCCGGTACGGTAGCGAACAACCCGCTTACGCAAATGCATACGATTATAACAAGAGTGACTTCCTGAACGGCGAAGACTTCCTGGTTGGCCAGGCTCCGGTTGTTCGTCTGATAGGATACAACGGTAAAGCCGGCTCATATAAGCTGACTCCGTATTCTGCTCAGGACTTCGGTCGTAACTATGTGATTACTTATGTGTCCGGACTGTTGAATGTCAGTAAGGCTGCCGTGACTATCCAGGCTGATGACAAAGAAACTGTTTATGGTAAGGATCTGGAAGAACTGACCTACACGGCTACCGGCTTCGTGAACGGTGAAACGCTGAAAGACCTCGGTTTCGCTCCGCGTATCAGTTCGACTGTAACACGTACATCGGATGCAGGTGTTTACCCGATCACTTTCTCTGATAATTATACATCTGATAACTACGAAGTTTCTTATGTAGACGGTAAATACAACCTGCAGGCTGCTTCACAGAAGATAAGCTGGAGCCCGGAAACTACAATAGACGTAGAAGGTGGTGATGTGGTTCTTACGGCTACTGCTTCAAGTAAACTTCCGGTTACATTCAATTCGTCTAACGACGCGGTTGCTTATGTAAATCAGATCGGCGACGCATGGATACTGACTCCGGTTACTTCCGGTACGGTAACGGTTACAGCTATGCAGCATGGTAATAAAAACTACAACGCTGCTGAACCTGTGGTGATAACATTCCTTGTGGACGATGAATATCTGTCGGTAGGCAATGAAAACCTCGTCGTTGCAGACCAGATCGATGTATATCCGAGACTGTTTACCAACACTGTCACAGTGGCTGCTCCGTCTGAAATCAAGCAGGTAGAACTGCTGTCGATGAACGGAACATTACAGACAGTTATTCGCAAACCGGGATCTGTTATTGATCTGTCGACATTTGGATCAGGCATCTATCTGCTCAATGTAACATTGGAAGACGGAACGTTCAAATCAGTGAAGATCATTAAGAAGTAACCTGTAAAACTAATTTAGTATGAAGAAATATATTAAATCAATATTCACATCGAGGAAGCAGCTTATGCTGCTTCCCCTGATGCTTGTTTCAGGCGGTATCATGCAGGCGCAAACGACTGTACCCGATACTGTGTACGTAAGCTTCAATACGAATACTCCGCTGCCGATGACTTATGGTGACAACCTGAGTACGGCTGCCGCGGGTATCGATGGAGCCAGTTTCAACTATTTCTATGTGAATGGGGATGGAAGTGAATATGGAAGTGTTGGCTCCGGAG
This is a stretch of genomic DNA from Parabacteroides chongii. It encodes these proteins:
- a CDS encoding DUF6383 domain-containing protein; amino-acid sequence: MRKSTLVKGGSAALLCAMAFYGLSPVLNAADSDYTNIKAKWYEVVNTESAWNDETDLIEGSIHLKPIDKVNVHDHWEANSTSYGNYESMIDFTKMNAGLMNGVFVTFFNLDASDTPNYLKPFTGKYLEMAYSDIKNHEEMNTAEYLKFTDDKGNTGLGIYQNQTASSRVDFLYSTKGLTGVESVEMDIRAFGNTDLVNRKIDWTYDVYVYDLSGELVGQMVSDRAIFTANNHEIATAHTHHIKAHVSDADNTNPGSWQQGSLDNKMIIVMFRGAKSVADDAVESTGSKNTEPLTVFTNARLAFNRPSVAFGAANTKIFEAGAGRNTSCAPDTLTTTVELWNTLYKNSKSNNEYTATFGSSATRDVLAFIDQTQAPKEELAYYELNVEYPFIVDKMEISQIGDMSKVEGWVSLDELATDSPNKIVRKGTPGVDKKVTYLIPREFFVQTDATDDRDCKSSARFTYYFAPQEVKAFEKSNYIWSTITAEASDTARYALQATSVPEYNELNDLHFDEYLDFKTAKVSFKNLPYFNSFDNGRYMDEMHYGELLLVNRTKAPRHSTDRYDDDVNIKGWKIVFLDDDNKKDSTYVPGRYLPMTVQGHSYTDYAAWLEEHGCPECCIEDEPEVVGTHARVKVIDCSGNIYPNIVSVNAIFKYHRGDVNIGDDESKYVNETYTINPALTYDASIARYFENGEVLANTTYTYTGQDLMDKVGGAVYSGPIKVFGNNTFVWFQDTDQSLLSHAMGVLSSEFLKYFERIDRKDFFFAPYDEWDNYKYESRPHTVKIFATGLKPDVPGGKVASIKVFKEQFSKGESFDDAVYHTNAFMFTGESLDFAKVYVKKGTQEKPIEEYSGATFGKFIGMSIGDTLIYKVDLDNDYAVQYVEENGLDMTVKYVPYNDVNLLPIEKEYWDYCCFEGTPNVFNHVAQFGVTASNKKGWNEFYTFGTTDRGLTTTMNADKIIGSYTSFYSFLTQQFGSCNDCGSGGYPNANYSSSIGSSEGNWVPAPNLIYNEIFRKDYKTRYVNTCYPVRDGQFIISGLNITEPVDMDVFSNKKGAFDYEVTVLADLNGEPYGKVDTVGTTVQISPNKYGEVLALVSAKFDPKDRDGIAMTIDTITSGAEKGMWARYYAKDSIRLAPQQHASDVERWNRVYFFDLDDYKHNLTFEDEKWKHFGIWAPYGVNITDTLTATIKGDVKVPEVWYSSDAAGKNRIDAFQFGVVNGGASKDSVFYIQGRDLPHYGTTVNDTDPKVEQEINLLSASDLFTFGTNKSKEVKLFIREKSMELAGTVEEAPYIYTGAAGELVKNVLRGDVAAKIDIRATPNVEDLCDVENKLSLAAVCDVQQDLPLAFTAGLEMPYIKDMEPGDVGGSDARIKWTATPGAQYYQVAVGRFTPKYTSEDVFMSEVRADDASKTIWVELFNATGDVIHRDNKVNYWLEVTKEYTDAAGAPKKEVTKVSVDNFELQGNTQPIDRNWGYAPIAHQMDNMDLTTDITKPVKYTIRLMEGFQTDAHQIDIYLFDTPATWMVRKPVQGMPINGGDFNTGDWRTEVGSLPTAYYEWQDDINFDGEESFKVAATATSIAVHNLIPQTAYTARVRAFNECVGGEEMIPSEDFYDFATSKTATSTGDIYFDEADEHKPVSNESINTTDVTVLGGQGKVTILNAANKKVVISNVLGQTVANTTITSDNVTFNAPAGIVVVALEDGTIVKAVVK